gaagctaagttgtgaaggcatcgtgaccgttcgatggatggagcaagaAATATACTAAAATATCCTCggtagtaggtaggagtgtattgcaagagatgagtattttggtaacaagctaagaaacttaggggtcaagtttcccaagcctataaatagaggggcaTGACTATatgagagtttgaaccagccacttgagccctttattccacccatttgagagcctagtgctagggttttagaggagaggaagataagtgcttagcctatgtaataggtgagaattttttagagaaaaaaatcttATAATTTACCTAAAATAGGGCCGACCTccttgagtaatgaagtttatatttttgcatacgCTCGAATTCCTCTCTTTTAAGCAACTCTCTATTGATTTCCTTGCAAACTggcaaatttttcttttttagttgtGATCTTCTTATTGATTTCCATTTTTGTCTTTGCTGCGATTTTTCAATCTtagaaagttgttcttcttattgctagaggcataaatgttcatatactcatgcATTTTAGAGGATCTTGAATCTCttgtctctagatcatcaacttggagagttgtttCTTATAGTGACtatcttttttgctttgttattcgttcaagttttaagcttttctgtttaaaaatatatgaaatggTCTTAAATAgagcctatggttcatattccatccgatGAGTCATATTATCTTGGAATTTTTTTCTCGTTTTGTCtatctaaagtttatgcttttgTTTGTGCGTTTTTGAGAGTATTGTGTGAACAAAGAGTAGATCATTTATTTCGTAGAAATTTGTAAGACGTCTATTTACCTCTCCTCTAGTCGTTGTTATCAGTCCTACAGAGTTAGGTGTTCCTGTGCCCAAAGAGGTGCATATTTTGATGTGCTTATATAGCTCTCTTTGCAAGTTAAAGAAGTCCCATGATATCTCCTATACATACGGTAAGAGGTACTTtatatgtgccaactacgaatATGACCCACAAGAGGAGAAGCTCTACAACGATTATTAGCTGGTAAAACACACAAGCAAACACTCTCATCCTTGTGATTTGATGCACAATTCTCTTTCATATTTCACTGATGCTTACTTTTTTATGTGCGTAGTTTCCTCCACCTCTCTGTGAGTTCCTAGAGTGTCTTGACAACTAGTAGTCACCCATAGATGAGGCTCACATCTATTATGAGATGGTGTTGAGGAGAGAGCGCTTCCAACAGTTCAAGGAGGAGCAGAGGCACATTGTGCCCATGAGGTGCATGATGCAAACAGGGAGAGGAAGCAATGCACAAGGAAAGCTTATCCGGATGCTCAGAGGAAGAGGAAATATTCACACTACACTTAGTAGagtctaaggcatgttaggtttagcatcGTTACACAATTAGGTTAGCCATAATGTGTACTGTATATACCATTGGAACTTGTTTTAACTTGTGTAGGATTAATTATGGTACATGGTCAATGCACGTTACCACGTGTAACATAGGAGTAGAAGGCAAACAATTGTACTCGACCATACCCTACACGTGATTTATTTCATCATTTCATCTATCAAATATGACTGGCGAGTAGTGCTTAAAAAGCCGGCCCTAGGCACTAGGTGGAGCATCACCGCTCTGCTTACACCTAGGCTTTTGGTCTAGATGTTTCCccaatttttcttattttctgtGTTAATATGCAACATTTAcctatttttctttcttcattttccAAAAGTACAAGCACCTAGTCTCGCATAGGCAGTGCCTAGAATTTGGACGGAGCTCGACCGCCTGCCAAGCGCCTAGCGCTTTTCGTAACATTGCTACCAGTTttcaattacaaaaattatacatattactgattaaaaaaatttaacttcAAAAGTGCAAACTTCTCAAAACTTATATTGCCTACACATGCTTCTCAAAACTACAACAACGAAGTGCAAAAAACAGATATGTTGGCATTTGGTATACCGACCGACCTCTCGACAGTAGGCTAGCCGACTAGCCAATCAGCTTCTGTCCAGTGCCGACAAGTTTATTTTTATATGGAAACTCGAGGACAAGGATCCCGTAGGTACAGGGACTGTTGACATGCCTTGTCAGTCTAGATAAAGTTCGATGAGAGGTGACCATCCCTCCACGTGACTGCCGCATCAGCAAATCGGCATTCCTGATGTAAAAAACCCTGGTTGACACAAGGAATGCCAATTGgctacttaaaaaatattattattttaaaaggTACTATTTTTACGATTCTCCATTAAAATAGTATTATTAAAAAAAGACTCTCGTCTCTCTCGTTGGAGAACGCACATTGGAGGGTGGAGGATGGGTGGGTAGGGGCTACCACGCTGGGCTGGTCCGGCCGCCTAGAGCCTGAGCTGGTATAGCTGGAAGGCTGGAGGCCTGGAGCACAGGCGATCGGGGACCTGGCGGGTAGCCGGCCGCTGGTTGCATTGCAGCATGTTCACTCGGTCCATTGCAGCCTGTTAAGTTGGCCCGTTGGCAGACTGTTGTGTAGGCTTGGTCTTCCAAACCAGAGGCCCAAACTACAGGCCTAGGAAACATGGACAACAAAATGAAGTCATCAGTAAAAAATCTCCAGatctcaagaaagaaaagaaaagtgaaGAATCTGCTTGTCTAAACAAAAACAGTGAAGAATCTCCTCACAAAAGAAAATCTATGAAGAATCGATTTCCAGCACTGCttctctcaaagaaaaaaaaaggaacaagtgATGCTTTGTTTCAGGCTTCAGGTTTTGGCTGATGAGTTGAGCAATAGTGTACACAGCGGTGTTTTCCTCAACCAAACATTGGTGCTGTATACCGATTTATGAAATCTACGACGAGCATCAAACATACTGCTTGAGGGAACATAATGCACACTAAAATGGAAGACGAGTTACGTACAAGGAAAAAGACAAAAGAATGGAAGGCGAGTTACtcacaaggaaaaagaaaaggaatggaAGACGACTCTCTTTTTGAGTGGAAGACGAGTTACAGCCACATGAAGTCGCTAATGCAAAGCGTTTAGTTTGAGGAACAACTCACCCCTGGAAGAGATCACCGTTATAGGTTTTATCCCATGATCCCATAGGATGATACAATTTCTCACTTCTATGTTAAACAAAATGCTTACAAGAAATGATTCACGAGCGACGAAACCACTATATTTCTAAATAAAAGAAGCACTAGTTAGATCCAAAGTTAGGCCGTGTATGGTTCATTGCTACGCAAATATCACACCTACTTGTGAAACCCTGCCTAATTTGTTTGCTACACTTTTGACAAGATTTAGCTAAGAAAAGttatatgacaggtggggtctagaggtaaaaaaaaactgttaatAAACCAAACAGGTGTCACTAAAAGTTTAGTAAAATTTATCAAAGTATGGTAGCCAACCAGATATATTCTTAGTATGAAATAATTTATGAACGTTTCTTCCTCAAACCAAAAACACGATAAAGCTATGGTGAGCATCACCATTTCTCCTCTACCTTAGCCTCGGCAAGGCAATTACTCCACTAGGCACCACTACAACTCCATTTCTACGGTGGCACAGCACCATTTGTACTGTGCTATAAGACCATCAATGAGGGAGTCACTTCAAAGATGAGGATTCCTTTTGggaagggattttcgtttccttcagtATTGCAACGATTTTTCTTTATAGTTCCTGTTACGAAGGTATTTCTAAAGGCATTTCCTTTAAGATATGATTCTCTTATTTCTCTtcatgaattaaaaaaattgttatagatgagagaaaataaaagaaacaagaataaaaagaagaattagaaaagaaaataaaatgaagagaataGTTTTAAATGGTGTAAGACCAAGACGGCGAGACCAACATCTTCGAGGGGACAGATTACTCGGGACCTCGGGTACCACCCCGTACGAGTCTGTACCCCCGTACCCATGCACGGAGCCACGAAGGACTCTCTGACGGTACGTAGCGTCGCTGTCGCCCCCTGCGTGGCTGCATACGGCCGCACCACAACCGCCCATTTTGGCGCCGCGCGCCCGTAGCAAGTCAGCACGTGAAGGCGCGCCAAGTCGCGCTTGGCAGCTGGGGGACGCACCCGAGGGCCTGGCGAAGCGACGAGGCCCGCCTGTGGCGGCAGGGCGCTTGATGGCAACACCTATCGTGGTCGCACGGTGTTGCCGACCCGCCTGCGGTCACGGGCGAAAACTCATCCCCGGCGTTCAGGAGATGTGACTGTGCCGTGCATGCACGGCGGCCGTAGTCGGAGGGCTCAAGAGCCCAATCAAGCTACGTCAGTCACCAAGGACCAAGGGTGGCCAAGCTCATGAGGCACCACATcgggcagtgataatggcacatTTCGGCGTGAGCGAGATGCCTTCATGGGTGATGGATCTTTGGCTCCACGGCAAGGGGACGCACTCGCGACGCATTTAAACGGGCGCCCTCGTGTCGAACGCCGAGACCTGCGAGCGCAAGGTGCAACAACGCGGTCTGCCGCACGCACGGATGGAtcctaagaccatctccaaccatattcccttcatttcgttcccttcccgattcccttccccgttctcattccctttattttctctcatctccaacagcttcacttcgaggggaatcgcgaagggaaaggagagagaattctgtcctggagggaatgaccctgggaatcccgtcgtgacgggaattgtgaaggaaaaccgttggaacgttgaaggaaaaaaaaattccgtcgtgaagggattctagTCCTTAGTTGGACAATGCAGGATTGCCTGCGATGCAAAGCAACGACTTGTAAGCTCTCGGAGAACTCTTGGTCCGTGACATGTTGACCACTGAAACACGTGTACAAACTCTATGTACCAATTGGCGTCTACTTATGCTGCACCCTACCAAGTGGCGGGCACAAGAGCTGCCCAGATACGACGCAAAGGTTGTGGAGCAGTACCGGTACACGAAGATTTCAACCGTACGCGTCTACGCGACCCCGAAAAGGCGTTCGTCGTCGAGTTGGACCGGGCCAGCGCCCGCAAAGACCTCGTAGCGGGCACATACGCACTTGCTGCGATGAGCCACCATTAATTTCTCGCGCGGGCACCGAGACGCCGCCCGCACGCCGGCCCGGTGACGGTTCCGACTTTGCGAGACCCGGCGCGGCAGGACACCACGCAATTGATTAGCCTTTCCCGCAGACCGCGCGAGGACTCGTGCGCCGCGGGAGCGAGGCGGGCGGCCTGCGTGGACCGCGCGCGTCGGGCCCCGCGGCGCAACGGCGTCGTGTCGACGACGACGTCGTCGTGCGGTTGCGCGCACCCGCCACCGTGAATCGCGTCCTATGCAAACGAATCGAAAGGCTTTCCAATTTGCAGGCCCCAAACACAGGAGATTAGAGTACTATAGCTAAACGTTTGTATATTAtaacaaaatataaatatttaatgtGATAATATCAAATACAGGCTCGAGATATGAATATACTGATGTGCCATTGCAGAGTCGCCGAATAAATACACTGAAGCTATACCAAAATTATCCACTAATTTCActtataattttaatatttatttttattagtaaaattagTCTCATATCCGTACCCCATAATAATACGTGATGTTAGAAGAATATGGtgaatgataaaaataaataaactatttaaattttagatatttttattagatgagaggaaAATAGGAAAAAGTGACATAGAATTCAGCTAGTGTTTTATTATGCAGAGATACTAAGTACAATTCCcaatttttccaaaattttcacTGTAATGGGCGGCCCTTTGCGGAGGACATGACCATGAACTGGGCCTTATGTCGGCGCCTTTTTTCACTTTCTTCATGTCCTTTTGCCGTTTAGTTGCAATGGAATCGATTCAGTAATTCAGGAAAGCAACGTCAAGTGCCCGATAGTTCAGAAAAGTGGATCTTAAACTGAATCTCTAGCTGACATAAATCTAGGCTCTGGAGAAAATGCAGTGCAACCAAATGGCACTTGGTTTGGATAGCAGTACCAAAAACGGGGACTGCTATGTTTCTTTACGCCGATTTTTTTTACTACCATTGCACGGTCTATTTATGCCAACGAACGTAAATTTGCAGTGGTTTTTTTAGGGCTCGTAAATTTACAGTGTTTCTTTTAGGGCGCGTAATTTGAGGCGTTATACCTCGGCTAAAATTTCCTGCCAGGAATCTTGACGTGCCTGCCAAGATGCGGGGAAGGGTCCAGGAGGGACGTGCTCCAAATTGCCATGATTCATTCCTACCAAGTATACCAACCAAAGTACAACGGCAAGTGTAACGAAAATGAGGGTGATGCCGTGATGACCTCAAATCATAGTCAGGTCGAATTTTCGGTGGCTTGTGTGTGCGCAGTAACTCGTTCGAGCGCTTTCCCTTGCAGTGGCAGTGCAGTGCTGGTGACAAAATTAAATAGCTCTAGGGTGGAATTAGTCGGGACAgcagcaaataattaaacttattttttcaaaataaaataaaataaaaaaccaatcATCATTTGGAGCCGTGCATCTTAACAAGTCATTCGCAGTTCGCTGGTAAGTGAGCGGTTCTTGACTACCTACCGGCCACGCACGTAATACGATCTGGTTTCTTATCAAAAACGAAAGctcgatcttttttttttccttatgaAATAAAGAAGGATTGATCTGTGATTGCTACACAACACGCACAATCCATGTGACGAGGTTTTAGCCAAACAAGGTCATGTTCGCCGATCAACTCGGAGACGCAATTTCATCGAAGCGGCAGACAGCAAAAATAGACGTATAGTTAGTGCACGCCTGATGTTCTATTGGATTGTCAGGAGTTGGAAAAACAATACCAACATGAAACCATAACGCGTCGTTCCTCAAATGGAGTATACTCTATTTTTTTACATTGCCCAAGCCGTTTCAATGAACCCAGTTTCGCCACGTACTCAAGTCAAATGGCGCAAACGGTAAACCATAACAAGCAGCTAAAAAATAACTAATGCTCACCCTAAACCAGCCAAACCTGCCAGAATAAACCGGTCAATTGACCCACCCGGTGGTGGGCCCAGATGTCAGCCAGCCCCCACCCTAGCACGCGAAACAACACGCATTTTGTTGCTTTGTTCTGAATCCAGCCGGAGTCCAACGCACCAAGACGGTCCCATTCCACTGCGTCGCTCGCTGCACTCCCCTCCCCATTGgatcccctcccctcccacAGAAGGAAACCCCATTCCCATTCCCACCCAGGCACCTCCAGAATTTCTATTGAGTAACTGTTACCAAATCAATTTTTAAGGAATTTTTTATAAGACACTATATGTGAACTGcagattaaaaaatatttttgctgTAGAACATTAAGTGTCCCACAGCTAAGACCACACACGAGCAGTATCTTGTAGCAAATTTTTTCATTCAATTTGTATCACAAACTAAGTAAAATCTTatactagaagttataaaaaattcCAACGACACTGTATATCATGCTATCATCTATGATCTTATACATTTTAAGCTCAAATAACAATTTACACAtagataaaaaaagagaaaaatttaGTGATTCATATCGAGATACTATTTATAGAgtaaatttctctttttttcttcttattaaaTTATTGTTTGAgtttaaaatttataagatgGTAGAAGATAATATACTGTACACTATCATATTTTGTTaattgttttataattttaacataattttttttgattgGTTATATAATATTTGTGTAAGTTTACACAGTACAATTTCTCGCCAGCTGTTTGTATTCCCGTCCCGTCCCTCTCGCCTCCCACCAAACCCCAAGCCCCGAATAAATCCCGCCCCCGCACATACCCCAAAAACTCCCCGGGCCCCATTCCGCGAAACCCGCACGGgagtttttagggttttttccCGCACGCCACCTCCGCCCACACGCACAAACCGCAGCCTCATTCCGCTCGGCATTCCTCTCCGCGCCTCGTCTCGCCGCGGCCCGGCTCTCTCCCCTGCCGCAACGATGCGGTCGCCCCCGCCGTGGCGGCCCTGCCTCCTCCATTTCGCGCTACCCCTGCTTGTGCTCCTCGCGACGCTGGCGGCGCGGGCAGGGGCCGACCTGGCGGACGATGCGCGGGCGCTACTGGCGTTCCGGGACGCCGTCGGGCGGCACCTGGCGTGGAACGGCACGGACCTCGGGGGCGCGTGCTCCTGGACTGGGGTCACCTGCGAGGGCGGCCGTGTGGCGGTGCTGCGGCTCCCCGGGGCGGCGCTCTCCGGCGAGGTCCCCGTGGGGACGCTCGGGAACCTGACGGCGCTCCACACGCTCAGCCTCCGTCTCAACGCGCTCTCCGGCGCGCTCCCGGCCGACCTCGCCTCCGCGGCCGCTCTCAGGAACGTCTTCCTTAACGGGAACAGGCTGTCGGGCGAGTTCCCGCAGGCGATTCTCGCGCTCCCGGGGCTCGTTAGGCTCGCGCTCGACGGGAACGACCTGTCGGGGCCCATCCCGGCGGCGCTCGGCAACCTCACGCACCTCAAGTCCCTGCTCCTCGAGAATAATCGCTTTGTGGGCGAGATTCCGGAGATTAAGCTGCCGCAGCTGCAGCAGTTCAATGTGTCGTTCAACCAGCTGAACGGATCCATCCCGTCTGGACTACGGTCCATGCCGCGCTCGGCGTTCCTGGGGACGGGCTTGTGCGGTGGGCCCTTGGGGCCTTGCCCTGGTGAAGCTTCGCCTTCCCCTGCTCCGGCGGGGCAGCCGTCGTCGCCGACGCCTGTGCCAAGCGGGGGCGGCAAAGGTGGAAATGGTGGAGCAAGTGGTAACAAGAGCAAGAAGCTCTCTGGCGGTGCCATTGCCGGAATCGCCATAGGCTCCGCCTTGGGAGCCgctcttctcctcttcctccttgtcTGCCTCTGTCGCAGGTCGGGCCGCACCAAGACCCGGTCTCTGGAGATGCCGCCTCCTTCTCCGACAACTGCCGCTGTTGCTGGTGGCCGGAAACCTCCCGAGATGATCAGTGGCGCGGCCGTAGCGCCGTTGACCACTATAGGCCACACTAATGCTCCTGTTGGCCAGTCGACGTCCGGGAAGAAGCTGATTTTCTTTGGGTCAGTGGCCGCCGTGGCACCGTTCGACCTGGAGGACCTGCTGCGCGCGTCGGCTGAGGTGCTCGGAAAAGGAGCGATTGGAACGACATACAAGGCAGTTCTTGAGTCTGGGGCAACTGTGGCGGTGAAGCGGCTCAAGGACGTGACTCTATCGGAGCCTGAGTTCCGTGAACGCATTGCTGAGATTGGTGAGCTTCAGCACGAGTTCATCGTGTCGCTCCGTGCCTACTACTACAGCAAAGATGAGAAGCTACTTGTATACGACTTCATGCCCACGGGCAGCCTCTCTGCAGTCCTGCACGGTGAGATCTTCGTGctcttgatttctttttctCAAGTTCTTTGTTGCATATTCTCTGATTATGACACTAGCGCTACAAATTTGTTGTACTTGTGCTTGCGAGTACCATTGCATTATTGCATTATTCTTGTGTGGTGGTGATAGAGTATTGCTTGATTTCCTCACACGTTTAAGGTTGCTGTTTTTTTAGGTTTGAATATTCATCCTCCGCTGGTAGAGGACTCTAGATTTTTGTCTTGGTCTAAGGAGACCAAGTCAAATTCAGTTTGGACTGAAGTGTTATTTATTTGCTTGATATCCAAAATACTTGAATTCAGGGTGATTATTTATTGGGTATTGTTATTGAAGTCGTATTCAGTTTTCACTTTGATTTGCCTGTTAACTTTGGTGATGTGAGCATGGAAGCCCTGTGATAAGAATTTTTGTAATCAGATGGAATTCCCTTTTTCACGTTATTGGTTCCTTACTAGTATTTCTTAGGTCGAGAAAGTCCGAAGTAATTTATTACCTAGTGAGCCTTGGTTAGTTCTCTGTTCTTTGAAAGGTCGTTTTGAATTTTTCGTTTTAAGTTTCTTTGCTCTCTGCTGGGCTAGTTGAATATTCTGGATAGATTTCATAAGACAATCTCTTGAAGTCATTGGTCACTCTCACACCAtccgattttttatttttattttgttgaacAGGGAACAGAGGTTCTGGCCGTACAAGTCTTGACTGGGTAACAAGATCAAGCATTGCCTTAGCTACAGCCCGTGGTGTTGAGTACATCCACTCAACAAGCTCAGCGGCATCCCACGGCAACATCAAGTCATCCAATGTCCTTCTGGGCAAATCATATCAAGCACGTGTATCAGACAACGGCCTTACCACTCTTGTTGGTCCATCATCTGCACCATCTCGCACAACTGGATACCGTGCACCTGAGGTTACTGATTCCCGGAGGGTATCCCAGAAGGCAGACGTGTACAGCTTTGGTGTTCTTTTGCTTGAGCTGCTCACAGGCAAGGCGCCCAGTCAGGCTGCTCTCAACGATGAGGGTGTTGACCTGCCGAGGTGGGTGCAGTCGGTTGTTCGCTCAGAGTGGACTTCAGAGGTGTTTGATATGGAGCTCCTGAGACATCAGAATGATGAGGAACAGATGGTTCAGCTTCTGCAGCTTGCTATAGACTGTGTTGCACAAGTGCCAGAGGCCCGGCCATCAATGACGCATGTTGTTACGCGGATAGAGGAGATCAAGAAGTCAAGCGCCGAAGCGAAAGATCTGCAGCAGATGGCCTCCAATATCGAAGGAGGCGACAATCTATCTTCCAA
The nucleotide sequence above comes from Phragmites australis chromosome 4, lpPhrAust1.1, whole genome shotgun sequence. Encoded proteins:
- the LOC133915598 gene encoding probable inactive receptor kinase RLK902 — encoded protein: MRSPPPWRPCLLHFALPLLVLLATLAARAGADLADDARALLAFRDAVGRHLAWNGTDLGGACSWTGVTCEGGRVAVLRLPGAALSGEVPVGTLGNLTALHTLSLRLNALSGALPADLASAAALRNVFLNGNRLSGEFPQAILALPGLVRLALDGNDLSGPIPAALGNLTHLKSLLLENNRFVGEIPEIKLPQLQQFNVSFNQLNGSIPSGLRSMPRSAFLGTGLCGGPLGPCPGEASPSPAPAGQPSSPTPVPSGGGKGGNGGASGNKSKKLSGGAIAGIAIGSALGAALLLFLLVCLCRRSGRTKTRSLEMPPPSPTTAAVAGGRKPPEMISGAAVAPLTTIGHTNAPVGQSTSGKKLIFFGSVAAVAPFDLEDLLRASAEVLGKGAIGTTYKAVLESGATVAVKRLKDVTLSEPEFRERIAEIGELQHEFIVSLRAYYYSKDEKLLVYDFMPTGSLSAVLHGNRGSGRTSLDWVTRSSIALATARGVEYIHSTSSAASHGNIKSSNVLLGKSYQARVSDNGLTTLVGPSSAPSRTTGYRAPEVTDSRRVSQKADVYSFGVLLLELLTGKAPSQAALNDEGVDLPRWVQSVVRSEWTSEVFDMELLRHQNDEEQMVQLLQLAIDCVAQVPEARPSMTHVVTRIEEIKKSSAEAKDLQQMASNIEGGDNLSSKTELIEAPTNPFAP